CCATGGTCGCAAAGGCGCGCAAAGAACTGGAGCGGATCATCAAACTGGAAAAGGCCGAAGGTCTTGTTATCAATGAATGGGTCAAGGACGGCGACCCGCTGGAAGCCATTACCCAGGCAGTCGAAAGCGAGCAGGTGGACCTGATCCTCATGTTGGCCCATCGGGAAGGACGTCTGGAACATTTTCTTTTCGGCAAGACCAACGATGCCATTATCCGCAGTCTGCCGGCAAGCCTGATGCTGGTTCGTTAA
The genomic region above belongs to Deltaproteobacteria bacterium and contains:
- a CDS encoding universal stress protein, which translates into the protein MEKFNNILVVSRSTQHCIKVLETGVALARKFDAHLHVLHIIHDPFSLNGWNLPVPSLDEEYKAMVAKARKELERIIKLEKAEGLVINEWVKDGDPLEAITQAVESEQVDLILMLAHREGRLEHFLFGKTNDAIIRSLPASLMLVR